The window GGGGCATGCCGGGCTGGGGTGGCAGTCCCGAGCCGTACGCTTGGTTTCGCTGTTGCACGTAGTTCTGGTACGCGAGTGCCTGCTGGGGATCCATGGGCATGTTGGGCATGTAGCTGCCCGGCATGTGCGGGTTCGGAGGCATGCCGGGGCGGCCGCCCTGGGGAGGGAGATGCTGGCCGGCCGATTCCTCGGGGGACTCGACCTGatcgccatcgacgccgtTTTCGCCGCCGGGCGCAGGCTCGGGCGCGTTCAGACACGCCTACGCGAGAGTCGTGTCAGCAGAGGACGCCAGCCATCGAGGAGACGGGTGCGGTGCAAGATTCGCACGTCGCACACTCCGATGCGATGAATGTGAATGTACCGTGGCATGAGAGGGTATGGGTTCACGGTGcagcgggggggggggggggggggtgaagCAAGGAAAAGCAAGCAAAGGAACAAAACAAAGCGGCAAGGCATGGGGTGTGCGGTGACCGACGGCGCAAGTGGGACAAAGGAAGAAGTCATGTACCTGAATCAAGTTCTTGCCCTCAGCCTTAGTGACGAGCGGTTGAAGTTTCGGCGTGGTGAAGGTGTACACGAGACCGGTTTCGGatacgacgaggaggagaaccTGGGTGCCGGTCAAGACGGAGAGCTCGTAGGCCTAGACGGAATCGGCGTCGTGCGCGTCAGCAGTCGGTCTCGGCAAGCAAGAAAATCGAGGCGAGGGGGAAAGGACCAAGGGGATGCATCATGGCGCGAGGTCCGAGGCGAAGCTTCCGGCAAACGCCTGACACGGGGCCACAGGTCGCGTCGGGACTCTAGAGCACAGGGAGGCAGGGGGGAGgcagggaggaggaggagagggggcaCACCTTCTTCATGATGCCGGCCTTGCGCTTGGAAAAGGTGATGTGGCGACGGGATTTGTCGCTGATGAACTTGATCTCAATCTTTCGACGCTCACGGCCAcccttctcgtcgtcgtcgtcgtcgtcgtcgccggccgaggggcGCTGGCGCTTGACGCCTCGGCTCtcggcggcgttg of the Drechmeria coniospora strain ARSEF 6962 chromosome 01, whole genome shotgun sequence genome contains:
- a CDS encoding MADS box protein, which translates into the protein MADITDQHDQTSPTDLDDAHSVGNGNAAESRGVKRQRPSAGDDDDDDDEKGGRERRKIEIKFISDKSRRHITFSKRKAGIMKKAYELSVLTGTQVLLLVVSETGLVYTFTTPKLQPLVTKAEGKNLIQACLNAPEPAPGGENGVDGDQVESPEESAGQHLPPQGGRPGMPPNPHMPGSYMPNMPMDPQQALAYQNYVQQRNQAYGSGLPPQPGMPPNNHHQP